A stretch of the Eulemur rufifrons isolate Redbay chromosome 20, OSU_ERuf_1, whole genome shotgun sequence genome encodes the following:
- the RBCK1 gene encoding ranBP-type and C3HC4-type zinc finger-containing protein 1 isoform X1, protein MDEKTKKAEEMALSLTRAVAGGDEQVAMQCAIWLAEQRVPLKVQLKPEVSQTQDIRLWVSVEDAHLHTVTIWLTVRPDMTVASLKDMVFLDYGFPPALQQWVIGQRLARDQETLHSHGVRRNGDSAYLYLLSARNTSLNPQELQRERQLRMLEDLGFKDLTLQPRGPLEPTPPKPGAPQEPKRVQPDAVPEPPLVGWQCPGCTFINKPTRPGCEMCCRARPETYQVPASYQPDEEERARLAGEEEALRQYQQRKQQQQEGNYLQHVQLDQKSLVLNTEPAECPVCYSVLGPGEAVVLRECLHTFCRECLQGTIRNSQEAEVSCPFIDNTYSCSGKLLEREIRALLTPEDYQRFLDLSISIAENRSAFSYHCKTPDCKGWCFFEDDVNEFTCPVCFHVNCLLCKAIHERMNCKEYQDDLAVRAQNDVAARQTTEMLKLMLQQGEAMHCPQCQIVVQKKDGCDWIRCTVCHTEICWVTKGPRWGPGGPGDTSGGCRCRVNGIPCHPSCQNCH, encoded by the exons ATGGACGAGAAGACCAAGAAAG CAGAGGAGATGGCCCTGAGCCTGACCCGGGCAGTGGCAGGCGGGGATGAACAGGTGGCTATGCAGTGTGCCATCTGGCTGGCAGAGCAACGGGTGCCCCTGAAAGTGCAACTGAAGCCTGAGGTCTCCCAGACACAGGATATCAG GCTGTGGGTGAGTGTGGAGGATGCTCACCTGCACACGGTCACCATCTGGCTCACAGTGCGCCCCGACATGACAGTGGCGTCCCTCAAGGACATG GTATTCCTGGACTACGGCTTCCCACCAGCCCTGCAGCAGTGGGTGATTGGGCAGCGCTTGGCACGAGACCAGGAGACCCTGCACTCCCACGGGGTGCGGCGCAATGGGGACAGTGCCTACCTCTACCTGCTGTCAGCCCGCAACACCTCACTCAACCCTCAGGAGCTGCAGCGGGAGCGGCAGTTGCGGATGCTGGAAG ATCTGGGCTTCAAGGACCTCACGCTGCAGCCACGGGGCCCCCTGGAGCCAACCCCTCCAAAGCCCGGGGCCCCCCAGGAGCCCAAACGGGTTCAGCCAGATGCAGTACCTGAGCCCCCGCTG GTGGGCTGGCAGTGCCCCGGGTGCACCTTCATCAACAAGCCCACGCGGCCCGGGTGTGAGATGTGCTGCCGGGCGCGGCCCGAGACCTACCAGGTCCCCGCTTCATACCAGCCCGACGAGGAGGAGCGAGCGCGCCTGGCCGGCGAGGAGGAGGCGCTGCGCCAGTACCAGCAG cggaagcagcagcagcaggaggggaaCTACCTGCAGCACGTCCAGCTGGACCAGAAGAGCCTGGTGCTGAACACCGAGCCCGCCGAGTGCCCCGTGTGCTACTCGGTGCTGGGGCCCGGCGAGGCCGTGGTGCTGCGTGAGTGTCTGCACACCTTCTGCAG ggagTGCCTGCAGGGCACCATCCGCAACAGCCAGGAGGCGGAGGTGTCCTGCCCCTTCATTGACAACACCTACTCGTGCTCGGGCAAGCTGCTGGAGAGGGAGATCCGGGCG CTCCTGACCCCTGAGGATTACCAGCGATTTCTAGACCTGAGCATCTCCATCGCTGAGAACCGCAGTGCCTTCAGCTACCACTGCAAGACTCCAGACTGCAAGGGATGGTGCTTCTTTGAGGATGACGTCAATGAGTTCACCTGCCCCGTGTGTTTTCACGTCAACTGCCTGCTGTGCAAG gCCATCCATGAGCGTATGAACTGCAAGGAGTATCAGGATGACCTGGCCGTGCGGGCGCAGAATGATGTCGCTGCCCGGCAGACGACGGAGATGCTGAAG CTGATGCTGCAGCAGGGCGAGGCCATGCACTGCCCGCAGTGCCAGATCGTGGTGCAGAAGAAGGATGGCTGTGACTGGATCCGCTGCACCGTCTGCCACACCGAGATCTGCTGGGTCACCAAGGGCCCGCGCTGGGGCCCCGGG
- the RBCK1 gene encoding ranBP-type and C3HC4-type zinc finger-containing protein 1 isoform X3 — protein MGAAPPDGREDQERLWVSVEDAHLHTVTIWLTVRPDMTVASLKDMVFLDYGFPPALQQWVIGQRLARDQETLHSHGVRRNGDSAYLYLLSARNTSLNPQELQRERQLRMLEDLGFKDLTLQPRGPLEPTPPKPGAPQEPKRVQPDAVPEPPLVGWQCPGCTFINKPTRPGCEMCCRARPETYQVPASYQPDEEERARLAGEEEALRQYQQRKQQQQEGNYLQHVQLDQKSLVLNTEPAECPVCYSVLGPGEAVVLRECLHTFCRECLQGTIRNSQEAEVSCPFIDNTYSCSGKLLEREIRALLTPEDYQRFLDLSISIAENRSAFSYHCKTPDCKGWCFFEDDVNEFTCPVCFHVNCLLCKAIHERMNCKEYQDDLAVRAQNDVAARQTTEMLKLMLQQGEAMHCPQCQIVVQKKDGCDWIRCTVCHTEICWVTKGPRWGPGGPGDTSGGCRCRVNGIPCHPSCQNCH, from the exons ATGGGCGCAGCCCCGCCAGATGGACGAGAAGACCAAGAAAG GCTGTGGGTGAGTGTGGAGGATGCTCACCTGCACACGGTCACCATCTGGCTCACAGTGCGCCCCGACATGACAGTGGCGTCCCTCAAGGACATG GTATTCCTGGACTACGGCTTCCCACCAGCCCTGCAGCAGTGGGTGATTGGGCAGCGCTTGGCACGAGACCAGGAGACCCTGCACTCCCACGGGGTGCGGCGCAATGGGGACAGTGCCTACCTCTACCTGCTGTCAGCCCGCAACACCTCACTCAACCCTCAGGAGCTGCAGCGGGAGCGGCAGTTGCGGATGCTGGAAG ATCTGGGCTTCAAGGACCTCACGCTGCAGCCACGGGGCCCCCTGGAGCCAACCCCTCCAAAGCCCGGGGCCCCCCAGGAGCCCAAACGGGTTCAGCCAGATGCAGTACCTGAGCCCCCGCTG GTGGGCTGGCAGTGCCCCGGGTGCACCTTCATCAACAAGCCCACGCGGCCCGGGTGTGAGATGTGCTGCCGGGCGCGGCCCGAGACCTACCAGGTCCCCGCTTCATACCAGCCCGACGAGGAGGAGCGAGCGCGCCTGGCCGGCGAGGAGGAGGCGCTGCGCCAGTACCAGCAG cggaagcagcagcagcaggaggggaaCTACCTGCAGCACGTCCAGCTGGACCAGAAGAGCCTGGTGCTGAACACCGAGCCCGCCGAGTGCCCCGTGTGCTACTCGGTGCTGGGGCCCGGCGAGGCCGTGGTGCTGCGTGAGTGTCTGCACACCTTCTGCAG ggagTGCCTGCAGGGCACCATCCGCAACAGCCAGGAGGCGGAGGTGTCCTGCCCCTTCATTGACAACACCTACTCGTGCTCGGGCAAGCTGCTGGAGAGGGAGATCCGGGCG CTCCTGACCCCTGAGGATTACCAGCGATTTCTAGACCTGAGCATCTCCATCGCTGAGAACCGCAGTGCCTTCAGCTACCACTGCAAGACTCCAGACTGCAAGGGATGGTGCTTCTTTGAGGATGACGTCAATGAGTTCACCTGCCCCGTGTGTTTTCACGTCAACTGCCTGCTGTGCAAG gCCATCCATGAGCGTATGAACTGCAAGGAGTATCAGGATGACCTGGCCGTGCGGGCGCAGAATGATGTCGCTGCCCGGCAGACGACGGAGATGCTGAAG CTGATGCTGCAGCAGGGCGAGGCCATGCACTGCCCGCAGTGCCAGATCGTGGTGCAGAAGAAGGATGGCTGTGACTGGATCCGCTGCACCGTCTGCCACACCGAGATCTGCTGGGTCACCAAGGGCCCGCGCTGGGGCCCCGGG
- the RBCK1 gene encoding ranBP-type and C3HC4-type zinc finger-containing protein 1 isoform X2, which translates to MDEKTKKEEMALSLTRAVAGGDEQVAMQCAIWLAEQRVPLKVQLKPEVSQTQDIRLWVSVEDAHLHTVTIWLTVRPDMTVASLKDMVFLDYGFPPALQQWVIGQRLARDQETLHSHGVRRNGDSAYLYLLSARNTSLNPQELQRERQLRMLEDLGFKDLTLQPRGPLEPTPPKPGAPQEPKRVQPDAVPEPPLVGWQCPGCTFINKPTRPGCEMCCRARPETYQVPASYQPDEEERARLAGEEEALRQYQQRKQQQQEGNYLQHVQLDQKSLVLNTEPAECPVCYSVLGPGEAVVLRECLHTFCRECLQGTIRNSQEAEVSCPFIDNTYSCSGKLLEREIRALLTPEDYQRFLDLSISIAENRSAFSYHCKTPDCKGWCFFEDDVNEFTCPVCFHVNCLLCKAIHERMNCKEYQDDLAVRAQNDVAARQTTEMLKLMLQQGEAMHCPQCQIVVQKKDGCDWIRCTVCHTEICWVTKGPRWGPGGPGDTSGGCRCRVNGIPCHPSCQNCH; encoded by the exons ATGGACGAGAAGACCAAGAAAG AGGAGATGGCCCTGAGCCTGACCCGGGCAGTGGCAGGCGGGGATGAACAGGTGGCTATGCAGTGTGCCATCTGGCTGGCAGAGCAACGGGTGCCCCTGAAAGTGCAACTGAAGCCTGAGGTCTCCCAGACACAGGATATCAG GCTGTGGGTGAGTGTGGAGGATGCTCACCTGCACACGGTCACCATCTGGCTCACAGTGCGCCCCGACATGACAGTGGCGTCCCTCAAGGACATG GTATTCCTGGACTACGGCTTCCCACCAGCCCTGCAGCAGTGGGTGATTGGGCAGCGCTTGGCACGAGACCAGGAGACCCTGCACTCCCACGGGGTGCGGCGCAATGGGGACAGTGCCTACCTCTACCTGCTGTCAGCCCGCAACACCTCACTCAACCCTCAGGAGCTGCAGCGGGAGCGGCAGTTGCGGATGCTGGAAG ATCTGGGCTTCAAGGACCTCACGCTGCAGCCACGGGGCCCCCTGGAGCCAACCCCTCCAAAGCCCGGGGCCCCCCAGGAGCCCAAACGGGTTCAGCCAGATGCAGTACCTGAGCCCCCGCTG GTGGGCTGGCAGTGCCCCGGGTGCACCTTCATCAACAAGCCCACGCGGCCCGGGTGTGAGATGTGCTGCCGGGCGCGGCCCGAGACCTACCAGGTCCCCGCTTCATACCAGCCCGACGAGGAGGAGCGAGCGCGCCTGGCCGGCGAGGAGGAGGCGCTGCGCCAGTACCAGCAG cggaagcagcagcagcaggaggggaaCTACCTGCAGCACGTCCAGCTGGACCAGAAGAGCCTGGTGCTGAACACCGAGCCCGCCGAGTGCCCCGTGTGCTACTCGGTGCTGGGGCCCGGCGAGGCCGTGGTGCTGCGTGAGTGTCTGCACACCTTCTGCAG ggagTGCCTGCAGGGCACCATCCGCAACAGCCAGGAGGCGGAGGTGTCCTGCCCCTTCATTGACAACACCTACTCGTGCTCGGGCAAGCTGCTGGAGAGGGAGATCCGGGCG CTCCTGACCCCTGAGGATTACCAGCGATTTCTAGACCTGAGCATCTCCATCGCTGAGAACCGCAGTGCCTTCAGCTACCACTGCAAGACTCCAGACTGCAAGGGATGGTGCTTCTTTGAGGATGACGTCAATGAGTTCACCTGCCCCGTGTGTTTTCACGTCAACTGCCTGCTGTGCAAG gCCATCCATGAGCGTATGAACTGCAAGGAGTATCAGGATGACCTGGCCGTGCGGGCGCAGAATGATGTCGCTGCCCGGCAGACGACGGAGATGCTGAAG CTGATGCTGCAGCAGGGCGAGGCCATGCACTGCCCGCAGTGCCAGATCGTGGTGCAGAAGAAGGATGGCTGTGACTGGATCCGCTGCACCGTCTGCCACACCGAGATCTGCTGGGTCACCAAGGGCCCGCGCTGGGGCCCCGGG